GAAGGAAAATTCAAGGAAGCGCGGGAAAAGCTCGACACGCTCATGTTCCAGCACGGAATGTCGGGCGAGGATGTCATAGGCCAGCTTTACAAGGAAACAATGGCTTTGCCGGAAGAGGAACTGCCAAGCAAAACAAAAATCGAGCTTGCAAACATCATAGGCGAATACAATTTCAGGCTGGTTGAAGGCGGGAACGAGCGCATACAGCTTGAAGCGCTCCTGGCGCAGTTCGGAAAATTCGCGAAAAAATAGCTGTTTTTAAATATGCGTTGTAATACAATGTATTACATGGAAACCGTTTCTTTGAGGCTTGACCCGGCTCTGGCGAGGCGCATCGAAAAGGAGATGGCCTCCGCAGGATATTCCACTAAAACCGAATTCATCCGTGAGGCAATACGGAACCGGCTCTCGGAAATCGAAGAGCGCAGGAAAGCCGAATGGGAACGGCTGGCGGCAATGCGCGGCATCCTGAAAGGCAAGGGAAAAGCCAAAACGGATGAGGAATTCAGGAAAATAAGAATCGAGGCAGCCGAGAAATACATTAATGAATTGGAAAAAAAGTTTGAACTCAATCAAAAATGACTTCTTCCGGCAAAAGCACTTCAACAATTCCCGTCAGGCTTTGAAAATGCCCGTCCCTTGAAACCATGACCGCCCTGTTATCCCTCGCGACAAGTGCGTGAAGGATATCGGCATAATGCGCCCCTTTTATCTCCAGGGAAAGCCTTTTTGCTTCGGAAATCTGCCCCGCGGAAATTTCAAGCCGCAGGATATTCTCATTGAAAGGGGCAAACATTTGCCCAATCCGCTCGCTTGAATAATCGTGCCCAAGCTCCATGACAACCAAATCAGAATACAAAATAAGCGAATCGTTTTCAACGCACTGTTTCAAAAAATCAAAAGCGAACATTCCAAGCGGCCTCAACCCGTC
The sequence above is drawn from the Candidatus Diapherotrites archaeon genome and encodes:
- a CDS encoding ribbon-helix-helix protein, CopG family; the encoded protein is MYYMETVSLRLDPALARRIEKEMASAGYSTKTEFIREAIRNRLSEIEERRKAEWERLAAMRGILKGKGKAKTDEEFRKIRIEAAEKYINELEKKFELNQK